In Mycoavidus cysteinexigens, a genomic segment contains:
- a CDS encoding NACHT domain-containing protein — MNISGWGQSVRATWPAPVITPQHYAAVAQAHIAAGDRVNAEASYNAAIQLATAELAKNPGHAREMALANISAEYAAFLAGENASDASSRQLPSVPANHSASAAHRPSFSSDSLPFSIQADNLEGKIVVQNCQGTINAPVQGTNNTVNVHYYSESRELLPQIKEMHTSVGELKTAYLDRFKEQQALELRSKKEPLAVLGQNIEAEYFTVWEEPGEIQDGLAMYVAPQATSLTDKKSFFDLNEAVTTYLAQANDSSQKTQVLLLRGEAGSGKSTFNRHLARRLWQDYSAASGEQPIPLYISLPTIDRPNKNLIGQYLSDKCGFSPEQINALRVSQRFILILDGYDEIPAEQRNLYADEKLDQWQAKILLSCRPEYLMEGYKNHLQPRGRSRVLLEYQLAPFSEQSIETYIHQYVKHTQAQWSAQAYQDRLARIPNVKELLGTPFLLKMALSVLPTLDEARPGQVALTRIKLYEQFVQTWFERSLARLKAIQPKLTGAQQKAFCSLEDEFIGHSQVFNTDFALAMAEAKTTVVEYSAIARRVMPQDKRYEQFLSNKDEEKNLLRFSALLIRQQQQYRFIHKSIQDYLVARAVWEELEEFTGFELSNRSEQLNGREDMRALWEVLDPSIQVDLNALLNRLNVVEDLAVQLFLAERVQQNRALVKPLLAWIKASTSQDGTSMAAANAITILVRAEIYLSKLNLSKVNVRGADLSYGIFDQTCFKGANLSEVKFRNAWLRGANLAEANLEKVDFGELPSLEMDEGVYDCRYSCNKDWLAVSTSNKVHLYQTQTLEIKKACVGKFRSIDFSSDSQVLALGSEDNKVILWHWDEEPGGQKEELVGHEDGVLSINFSKNNKYLASGGKDGQVNLWDLKEPKILYKLEKFMGRVNSVSFSQNNELLASGRSDGVVKIWKLEEEEVSILYNLKGHDDWGVNCVKFSRNNDFLASGGSDKKVKLWKVKDGNEFYTFEGHNGRITSIDFSKDDKILASGSADKTVKLWSIENGSILHTFEGHSSWVSSVNFSTDEQTSSSQSEVLASGSYDGTVRFWKVQHGEMPHVLTRQGSWVSSANLSSDGEYLSSGSEDGIVRLWNVKDGQGSAFHTFKGHDDEVLSLAFSLESKKLASGSKDKTVMLWDVDSKELSGKLEGHESAVLGVSFSPNSAFLVSGSEDGIVKIWDVENKNALYSFEEDSVIKSMNFSLDGKFLAFGNRSGAVKIWSVESQNVEDWIEKYTFHKHSEDVKAVQFSPNGKLVASGSDDKTVRLWEINEEKENSTFAEHGDGISSLNFSKHGSNLLSGSWDGTVKVWSIDEGKCSTTHAGFVGLAGFIVWQESSENNLGMVAGSRGSAVHIWQISKENTSDVGLYWASSQNELMVAGVFGESQGLDPMNARLLEQRQKTSRKNLRKSKELEFINNF, encoded by the coding sequence TTGAACATATCAGGCTGGGGGCAAAGTGTGAGAGCAACTTGGCCAGCACCGGTCATCACGCCCCAACACTATGCAGCGGTGGCCCAGGCGCATATCGCCGCAGGCGACCGGGTCAATGCTGAAGCATCCTATAATGCCGCGATACAGCTCGCGACAGCGGAACTCGCAAAAAATCCTGGCCATGCAAGAGAAATGGCGCTTGCCAATATAAGCGCTGAATACGCTGCTTTTTTAGCCGGAGAGAACGCGTCCGATGCCTCCTCAAGACAACTCCCTTCGGTCCCCGCAAACCATTCGGCCTCGGCAGCGCATCGGCCTAGTTTTTCGTCCGACTCTCTGCCCTTTTCTATTCAAGCGGATAATCTCGAAGGAAAGATTGTCGTACAAAATTGTCAGGGTACGATTAATGCTCCAGTCCAGGGCACGAATAACACGGTCAACGTGCATTACTACTCAGAGAGCAGAGAGCTTCTGCCTCAAATCAAGGAAATGCATACATCCGTTGGGGAATTGAAAACCGCTTATCTAGATCGTTTTAAAGAGCAGCAAGCCTTAGAGCTACGCTCGAAGAAAGAACCTCTGGCCGTCCTAGGCCAGAATATTGAGGCGGAATATTTCACCGTGTGGGAAGAACCCGGAGAAATTCAGGATGGGCTGGCGATGTATGTCGCCCCACAGGCGACGTCCCTCACAGATAAAAAGTCCTTTTTTGATTTAAACGAAGCGGTGACGACCTATCTAGCGCAAGCCAATGATTCTAGCCAGAAAACCCAAGTGCTGTTGCTGCGCGGTGAAGCGGGCTCAGGTAAATCGACTTTTAATCGCCACTTAGCGCGCCGCTTATGGCAGGACTATAGTGCGGCTTCGGGCGAGCAACCGATCCCCTTATACATCTCTTTACCGACAATAGACAGGCCCAACAAAAATCTCATTGGCCAGTACTTATCGGATAAATGCGGTTTTTCGCCAGAACAGATCAACGCATTGCGAGTAAGCCAGCGCTTTATTTTAATCTTAGATGGCTATGACGAAATACCTGCGGAACAGAGGAATTTATATGCGGATGAAAAACTTGACCAATGGCAAGCGAAAATCTTACTGAGTTGTCGGCCCGAGTATTTAATGGAAGGCTATAAAAACCACTTGCAACCGCGAGGTCGTTCCCGTGTGCTGCTGGAGTATCAGCTCGCGCCGTTCTCGGAACAGTCGATCGAGACCTATATTCATCAGTATGTTAAGCATACTCAAGCTCAGTGGAGCGCTCAAGCTTATCAAGACAGATTAGCACGTATTCCAAATGTGAAAGAGTTATTGGGCACGCCCTTTTTGCTCAAAATGGCCTTAAGTGTGTTGCCAACGTTAGACGAGGCTCGGCCCGGTCAAGTGGCTTTAACCCGAATCAAACTCTATGAGCAGTTTGTGCAAACGTGGTTTGAGCGTTCTCTCGCTCGTTTAAAGGCGATTCAGCCTAAATTAACGGGTGCGCAGCAGAAAGCCTTTTGCAGTTTAGAAGACGAATTTATAGGGCATAGCCAGGTATTTAATACTGACTTTGCACTGGCGATGGCTGAGGCTAAAACAACGGTGGTGGAATATTCAGCGATCGCTCGCAGAGTAATGCCGCAGGATAAACGGTATGAGCAATTTCTGAGTAATAAGGATGAAGAAAAGAATTTACTGCGGTTTAGTGCTTTGCTGATTCGTCAGCAGCAGCAATATCGCTTTATTCATAAATCGATACAGGACTATTTAGTGGCGCGTGCGGTATGGGAAGAGCTAGAAGAATTCACTGGATTCGAGTTATCGAACCGTTCTGAGCAGTTAAACGGAAGAGAGGATATGCGCGCGTTATGGGAAGTACTTGATCCTTCTATTCAAGTCGATTTAAACGCGTTATTAAACCGATTGAATGTCGTGGAGGATTTAGCCGTCCAGCTTTTTTTAGCCGAGCGAGTGCAACAAAACAGAGCGTTGGTGAAACCGCTATTGGCGTGGATCAAAGCATCAACGAGCCAAGATGGCACGAGTATGGCGGCGGCGAATGCGATCACGATCTTGGTCAGAGCAGAGATATATTTAAGCAAATTGAATTTAAGTAAAGTTAATGTGCGTGGAGCAGATTTAAGTTACGGGATATTTGACCAAACATGTTTTAAAGGAGCAAATCTCAGTGAGGTGAAATTCCGAAATGCATGGCTGCGTGGAGCAAATTTAGCAGAAGCAAATCTGGAAAAAGTTGACTTTGGCGAACTACCAAGTTTGGAGATGGATGAAGGGGTATACGATTGCCGTTATTCTTGCAATAAAGACTGGTTGGCCGTCAGTACTTCTAATAAAGTTCATTTATATCAAACGCAAACTTTAGAGATAAAGAAAGCATGTGTTGGCAAATTCCGGAGCATAGATTTTTCATCAGATAGTCAGGTTTTAGCCTTGGGGAGTGAAGATAATAAGGTGATACTTTGGCATTGGGATGAAGAGCCTGGAGGGCAGAAAGAGGAGCTTGTCGGCCATGAGGACGGAGTGCTAAGTATTAATTTTTCAAAAAACAATAAATATTTAGCTTCTGGAGGTAAAGATGGACAGGTGAATTTGTGGGATTTGAAAGAACCCAAAATATTATATAAGCTTGAAAAATTTATGGGTCGGGTGAACAGCGTGAGCTTTTCCCAAAATAACGAGTTACTTGCATCGGGGAGGTCCGATGGAGTGGTGAAAATATGGAAATTGGAAGAGGAGGAGGTGTCAATTTTATATAACCTTAAAGGGCACGACGATTGGGGAGTAAATTGCGTAAAATTCTCGCGAAATAATGATTTTCTGGCATCAGGAGGCAGCGACAAAAAAGTTAAATTATGGAAGGTTAAAGACGGAAATGAGTTTTATACTTTTGAAGGACATAATGGTCGGATAACAAGTATAGATTTTTCAAAAGACGATAAGATTTTAGCATCGGGAAGTGCAGATAAAACAGTAAAGCTGTGGAGTATAGAAAATGGAAGCATATTGCATACTTTTGAAGGACACAGTAGCTGGGTGAGTAGTGTGAACTTTTCGACAGATGAACAAACTTCCTCGTCACAGAGTGAGGTTTTAGCCTCAGGAAGTTATGACGGTACAGTGAGGTTCTGGAAAGTGCAACACGGGGAAATGCCGCATGTGCTTACAAGGCAGGGTAGTTGGGTAAGCAGTGCCAATCTCTCTTCAGACGGTGAATACTTGAGTTCGGGAAGCGAAGACGGAATTGTGAGGCTTTGGAACGTGAAAGATGGGCAGGGATCAGCTTTCCATACATTTAAAGGACATGACGATGAAGTACTAAGCCTGGCCTTCTCGTTAGAAAGCAAAAAATTAGCTTCTGGAAGTAAAGATAAAACGGTGATGTTATGGGATGTAGATTCAAAAGAGTTATCAGGAAAGCTTGAGGGGCATGAGAGTGCCGTGCTGGGTGTGAGTTTTTCTCCAAATTCTGCGTTCCTGGTTTCGGGAAGTGAAGATGGAATAGTAAAAATATGGGATGTAGAAAACAAAAACGCACTTTATTCTTTCGAAGAGGATAGCGTAATCAAAAGCATGAACTTTTCCTTGGACGGCAAGTTTCTAGCTTTTGGTAATAGAAGTGGAGCGGTGAAAATATGGAGCGTCGAAAGCCAGAATGTGGAAGACTGGATAGAGAAATATACATTTCACAAACATAGTGAGGATGTGAAGGCAGTCCAATTTTCACCCAATGGCAAACTGGTGGCATCGGGCAGTGATGATAAAACTGTGAGGCTTTGGGAAATAAATGAAGAGAAAGAAAATAGTACTTTTGCAGAGCACGGTGATGGAATAAGTAGCCTAAATTTTTCTAAACATGGTTCTAACCTCCTCTCTGGTAGTTGGGATGGAACTGTGAAAGTGTGGTCAATAGATGAGGGTAAATGCTCGACAACCCATGCGGGTTTTGTTGGACTAGCTGGCTTTATTGTCTGGCAAGAATCTTCTGAAAATAACCTCGGAATGGTAGCAGGTAGTAGAGGCAGCGCCGTTCATATTTGGCAAATAAGCAAAGAAAATACCTCAGACGTCGGATTATATTGGGCCTCTTCTCAAAACGAATTGATGGTAGCAGGCGTATTTGGAGAGTCTCAGGGTTTAGATCCGATGAATGCTCGTTTGCTTGAGCAAAGACAAAAAACCTCACGAAAAAATCTTAGAAAATCGAAAGAATTGGAATTTATTAATAATTTTTAA